In Mycolicibacterium aubagnense, the DNA window CGGCGGGTTTCCCGAACCCGGCGGCGGATTGCCCGGGCTCGGGGGCTGCTCACCCGGGCCCGGCGGCGGATTGCCGGGACTCGGCGGCTGCTCACCCTGGCCAGGCGATTGGCCGTTCTGACCCGAGTCACCCTCCCCGCCGCTGTTGCCCTGGCCACCCTGACCGCCCTGCCCGTCCGAGGACTTCGGCTCCGGATCCTTCAGCTTGTCCTGCAACCGCTTCGCCGTGTCGTTGCGGTGTTTACGCTGCGCCTCGTCGGGCTCGGTCGTGGTGTCGAAACAACGGGCGGGCGCCTGCTGTACAACCGTCAGCGCCTCTTGCCACAGGGGTTTCGCCTGGTCGCGGTGTTTCTCACTGTTCTTCACGTCGCCCCGCGCCTCGAGCACCTCGGCGAGGTTGATGCGCACCGGGCACGACTCATCGTCGTCGACCAGTGCCAGCGATTTCTTGAACTCCGACTCGGCGTCCACCAGTTTGCCTTCCAGCAGATAGCGGTCACCGTCGGCGAAATACGCCTTGTAGGAGTCGATCACGTTGAACGACTTGAGTTTCCGCACATCGCGCGCCATACCGTAGGAGTCATATGCGACGAAGTCCGATCTCGCGGACTGCCCGTAGGTCACCATCGTCACCAACTTGACCGCGATGCCCACGATCAACAGAGCCGGCAGCACCGAGATGATCAGTAGTTTGCGCCGCAACACCTTTCGGTGCGGGCCGGCCGAGAAGTACCGACCGACTGCCGCGGCCACCCGCTGCCACGCCACTGCTACCTTCGTCATTCGCCCCGCACCTTCGTCATGCGGGAAACCCGGTACTCCCGTGCCATGGCGAAGAGTTCATAGCCCATCAACAGCATCGCGATGGCCGTGAATATCCAATAGAACTCGGTGCGCTCCCCCGGTAGCGAAACCTGTTGCTTCTCCGCGGCGGCCTTCACATCGAGCGCCGGGATGATGGTGGCCGTCGAATCGCCCGAGGTCCGATGGTAGTACGGCAGATTCAGTTGGCCGGCGACGGTCTTCAGCGACGCCTCGTCGAAGGCCGAGAGGAACTGCGCACCACTCGGGTCCGGAAAATATGACATCTCACCGCCCGCCGCCAGCTTGCTGGCCACCCGGCCGCCGCCGGCCGTGCCGTAGCCGAGCACCGCGCCTCCGGCGATCAACCCCGCGGGGATGTCGAATTTCGTCGCCACCCGCTTCGAAACACCCGCTCCCTCACCGAGATAGAAGACCACGTTGGTCGCACCCGGGTATTGGCGCTGCGCCAATTCCAGCTGGCGCTTCAACTGGTCTTGGGCCGCGCCGACATCGACCTGATACACCGAATCGAAGTCCGACTCGTACGCCGAATAGCCCTTGAGCAGCGCGCGCAGACTCCACACGTCGTCGGACAACGGCCAATCGACGCGCGCTTTCGTCGCGAACGACGTGATGGAGAACCGTCCCGAGGGGTACTGGTCGACGATCGACTGCATGTCGGCCCGAATCCCGGCCATCCGGAACTGGTTGTTCCCGTAATCCTCGGCCTTGGAGTTGAGGGAGCGATCGACGACGAAGAACACATTCACATTGCGGCCGGCGGCCGCTGCGACAGATTGATCCGAAACCTGCTTGGCCCCTTCGACGCCCGGCCGCGCGGCCGCCGCGAACAGGCAGACGATCACCAGCGTCAACAAGCTCCAGCGCAGCACCACCTTGCGCTGGCTGCCTTTTCCGACCACCACCAACACCCGGTAGAGGGTGAACATGCGCAGGATCAGGGTCAGCCCGGCCAGCAGCAGGAACACCCACCAGGCCACCACCGGTTCGAACGTCATCGACGCACCCCCGCCAGGCAGAGCGAGAAGACGATCACCATGACCAGCGCCACGGCCAGCACCGTATTGGGCCGGTCATGCACCTGCTCGACCAGAATGGTTCCGTCAGAACGGGTCAGCGCGGGTGGGTGAGCGCGGATGTCGTCGAGATGGCTGCGCAGTGCCGCGTCCATCGCGTCCTGCTGCGTTCCGCTGTTGCCGCCCTTGGGATCCGCCGCGACGTAGCTGATGAACCGTCCGCCGGTGGCCTCCGTCATGCCGCCGAGCGCGCCGCCGGCGTCGCGCGTCGTCCGGGTCAGGACGTTCAGCTGGATACCCGAGGATCTGGCCAGCGCGCCGAGCGCGGCGTCAGAGTAGATGGGCGCCTTCGAACCGCCGGCGGGCCCCAGGTAGATCACCGAGCGCCGGGCGTCCGACGACTTTCCCACGCCCGGAAAGCCCTTCATGCACAAGGCGAGAGCATCGTTGACGGTCAGCTGATAGTCGGAATAGTTGACCGTTCGGCCGAACTCATGCTGCGCGCGCTGCAGCGCCGCGGTGTCCTCCGCAGCGGGCTTCTGTTCGGACTTCTGCCGCTCCAGGTTCGCATAGCGGCCCAGTTGCTCCTGGAGAAAGGCGTAGTCCCGGGTCAGCGGGATCACCCGCAGCATGCGCGAGGTCAAGCCGAGACGCTGTGTCTCGAATTTTGCGGCCTGGTCACGGAAGTACGAGAACAGCACGGACGCGTCGTGGGCGGCCGGGTCATCCGCCACACACAGCATGATCTCCTCCGGGTGCGCCCGGTTGATCTCCGCGGCGGTGGCCTGGGCACTGACGGGCCGCGCAGTGGCCACGATTGCGCACAGTGATACGCCGACCGTCGTTGCGGCGATGGCCGCCAACAGGATTCGGTACCGGCGATAGGCGCGTGCGTACTCGGGCAGCTGGGTCAAGCGACCGACCCACGCCAGCGGACGCAGCCGGCGCTGTTGTGGTCTCAGCGGCCAGAGAAACGCGACGGCCACAATGACGACCAAGGCCGTCAGCCCCACGACGACCACCCACCACCATCTCAGCTCCATGACCGGATCGCGCTCCGCACCTGCGCTGCCGCGGCAGCAACATCGGGGTTGTCGACAACGTCGAATTGTCGGGTGTACAGGGCCTTCACGATGGGCGCCGCCGCAGCCGCAGGCCCGCGCTCCACCTCACCCAACGTCATGTACTGGGCCGGCACACCCGTGCGGTAGAACACGAAATTCCGCAGTATCCGGCTCATTTCGGTGTACGCCTGACGGCTGCTCAGCTCACCGGCACGGTATCGGTCGGCTACGCGTCCGACCGCGGCGCTGAACTTGCGCTGCAGCACCCGAGCGCTGATGTCGCGGATCACCGGGAGGGTGCGCAACCGTTCGACGGGCAGCGTCCACACCAGCACGCCGCCGAACCAGCCGATCACCCCGAGGATCAGCAGGACGCCGAGCACCAGCCACAGCATCGAGTACGGCAGTGGCGCCACAACCCATTTCAGAAAGTCATTTGCCACGGCCGGCCTTCTTCAACATCAGGGTGACGGCGCCAAACAACTCACCACTGCCGGAAACCCGTGCGCACGGGATCGCGGAGCTGTTGACGTATTGCTCGAATGCCGCCTCGCGCTGGGCCTCGGCCCGCCGGTACGCCTCCAGTACCCGGTGCCCCAGGATCTCTTCGCGCAGCAGCGTTCTGCCGCTGTCGACGTCGTATCCCTCGCCGCCGAATCCAGGCGCTCCGATCATCGGGGCGTCGCGCACCGTCACCCAGTACACGTCGTGACGCGCCGCCACCTTGCGGAACTGCTCGTCCAGCTCCGGGCTGACATCGGGTTCATCGGAGATCACGAAAACGATGTGCCTGCGCCGGAAATGGTGCTGCACATA includes these proteins:
- a CDS encoding vWA domain-containing protein; protein product: MTFEPVVAWWVFLLLAGLTLILRMFTLYRVLVVVGKGSQRKVVLRWSLLTLVIVCLFAAAARPGVEGAKQVSDQSVAAAAGRNVNVFFVVDRSLNSKAEDYGNNQFRMAGIRADMQSIVDQYPSGRFSITSFATKARVDWPLSDDVWSLRALLKGYSAYESDFDSVYQVDVGAAQDQLKRQLELAQRQYPGATNVVFYLGEGAGVSKRVATKFDIPAGLIAGGAVLGYGTAGGGRVASKLAAGGEMSYFPDPSGAQFLSAFDEASLKTVAGQLNLPYYHRTSGDSTATIIPALDVKAAAEKQQVSLPGERTEFYWIFTAIAMLLMGYELFAMAREYRVSRMTKVRGE